The Kribbella sp. HUAS MG21 genome includes the window GGTGGCCTTGGTGACCTTGGCGGTGGCGAACGTCAGCGACGGGCCGATCTCGTCGACCTCCAGGTCGATCGAGGACCTCTTGTCGCCCTCGGGGGTCTCCCAGTTCGACTGCCGCAACCGCCCGGTCGCGATCACCCGCTGCCCGCGCTGGAGCGATTCGGCGACGTTCTCGGCGACCTGCCGCCACGCGGTGGCCCGCAGGAACAGCGTGTCCCCGTCCACGTATTCGCTCGCGGCCTTGTCGTAGCGGCGCGGGGTCGAGGCGATCGAGAACCGGGCCAGCGCGGCGCCGGACGGGGTGAAGCGCAGTTCGGGGTCGTCGGTCAGGTTGCCGACGATGGTGATGATCGTTTCGTTGCTCATGGCTCCTACTTGCCTTCCGTGTCGGTGCTGCGGGGATCGGTGTTGCGGGGGTTGGTGGTGGTGTGGCTGCGCAGTTCGAGGTAGACGCGGACACCAAACGAGCCGCGGTTGGGATAGGCCCGGTCGGCCCCGGCCACGTCGAACTCGGCGCGCAAGTGCTCGACCAGGTGGGTGATGTCGTCGGGCTCGCCGGACAGCCGGACCTTGATGGCCATCAGCGGTGCCACCAACGCACCCGCCGGGCGGCCTTCTCGAACCGGCGACGGGCCTTGACCGCGTCGGGGGTTTCGTTGTTGTCGGAGTAGCGGTTCAGGTCGGCCAGCGCCTCGTTGTACTCCTCGCGCGGGCTGAGCTTCTTCTTGCTCGTCTCGGTCTTCGCCACGGTCATGAGTCCTTTCGGGTGGTGGGTCAGATGGCGTTGCGGCGGGTGCGTTCGGCGTGGTTCCACAGGCGCCTGCCGATCCGCAGGCGGCGGCCGGTGCCTTTGCAGCGGGGGCAGTCGCGCCAGGCCTTGCCGTTGGGCGCGTGCAGCCTGCCGAGTCCTTTGCAGCGCCCGCATGCCCGGAACGGCCAGATGCGGCAGGTGAGCAGGTACAGGCCGCTGATCCCGGCACCGACAGCGATCAGCAGCACCGTGCCCCCG containing:
- a CDS encoding single-stranded DNA-binding protein, with product MSNETIITIVGNLTDDPELRFTPSGAALARFSIASTPRRYDKAASEYVDGDTLFLRATAWRQVAENVAESLQRGQRVIATGRLRQSNWETPEGDKRSSIDLEVDEIGPSLTFATAKVTKATRAAKTSGNPDDPWANANRQPATAGAAANGAAGAGGGDPWTRQDSGEPPF